One Stegostoma tigrinum isolate sSteTig4 chromosome 22, sSteTig4.hap1, whole genome shotgun sequence DNA segment encodes these proteins:
- the ankrd40 gene encoding ankyrin repeat domain-containing protein 40: MAADPSLELDERLREAASLGDSELVSEVLGRGARVNGQNAVNGWTCLHWACKRGHTHIVSYLLAAGANKDILTKNGESAAQLTAKREIRAILGVDEDSEPVVNGESALPFLPNYLANPSFPYVEKRESKSSQAPAVSSLTGRKPSLTSQPQNGPPAGPPATFQPLFFTGAYPINEQELVLKVRVQNPTIRDSDFIEVELNRQELTYQALLRVSCQELGIDPEQVAKIRKLPNTLLRKDKEVARLQNFQELEFVLQKGDPTVSSVPATLTERPCYNQGAATLTY, encoded by the exons ATGGCGGCCGATCCCAGCCTGGAGCTCGATGAGCGGCTTCGGGAGGCGGCGAGTCTCGGGGATTCTGAGCTGGTCTCGGAGGTGCTGGGCCGCGGGGCCCGAGTGAATGGGCAGAACGCGGTGAACGGATG GACTTGTTTGCATTGGGCTTGTAAACGTGGCCACACCCATATTGTGTCCTACTTACTTGCTGCTGGGGCGAATAAAGACATCCTGACAAAGAATGGTGAAAGTGCAGCACAACTGACAGCGAAACGTGAAATCCGAGCCATATTAGGAG TTGATGAGGATTCGGAGCCCGTGGTTAATGGAGAATCAGCCCTTCCATTCCTGCCCAACTACCTGGCAAATCCCTCTTTCCCGTACGTGGAGAAGCGGGAGTCCAAAAGCTCCCAGGCTCCGGCTGTTAGCTCACTGACTGGCCGTAAACCCTCACTGACATCCCAGCCACAGAACGGCCCACCGGCAGGACCCCCAGCAACTTTCCAGCCGCTGTTCTTTACTGGAGCCTACCCAATAAACGAACAAG AGCTGGTGTTGAAAGTTCGAGTTCAGAATCCTACCATCCGTGATAGTGACTTCATCGAGGTGGAGCTGAATCGGCAGGAGCTCACTTACCAGGCACTGCTCAGAGTGAGCTGTCAGGAGCTCGGCATCGATCCTGAGCAAGTGGCAAAGATCAGAAAACTGCCCAATACGTTGCTGAGAAAG GATAAAGAAGTTGCGAGGCTTCAGAACTTCCAAGAGCTGGAGTTTGTTTTACAGAAAGGTGACCCAACCGTGAGCTCTGTGCCAGCAACTCTAACCGAGCGTCCTTGCTACAATCAAGGGGCAGCGACACTGACCTACTGA